CAGCGGCGTGCGTTGCGGAAGGATTCGGTCGCTGAGGTCTCGACGATCATCCGGGCCGGGCGGTCTGCCCGCGCCCAGATCAGTCCCGAGGAGCTGGTCACATCCCCGACCTGCACGCCCCAGCGGGCGGCGGGCCGTCCGCTGAGGGCCAGCGCGGGCGCCATGCCGGACAGCGCCGTCGGCAGGGCGAGCGCCGTCGACGCGACGGCACCGCCCCGCAGTATCGCCCGCCGACCGACGGATCTTCCGGAATGCTGCGCCGTCATGGGGAACCTCCTGGTGCTTGTCATATGTGGCAGTTGAGCAGCATGGTCCGTTACCGGCGATACCGGATGCCCTGAGGCATAACGCTCAGTAAATACCTGGCCAATGTTGCGGCCCGGCGGTCAGGTCACGCGCGGTCAGGTCACGCGGGCAGGGGTCGCTCGGGCGACCGTCGCCCGGCATCAGGACGACGGCGGCCAGCGGCGGCAGGAACAGAAGCACCAGCGGCACGCCGGAGCGGGGCCGTGATTCCCGCGAGTTCGTGAAAACCGAAGGTGGTGGAGCGGGAACTCGCGGCTCCGATGTGCCGATTTCCGGCCTGCCCGCGCGGGCGCGCGGGCTCGCGGTGAACATGCGGGTGGGCGTGGGGATGGTCAGCGCTGCGACGGTTCGCTGCCCGGATCAGGGCAGGGTCAGGATGCGGGGGCCTTCTTCGGTGATGGCGACGGTGTGCTCGATGTGGGCTGCCCGGCTGCCGTCGGTGGTGAGGAGAGTCCAGCCGTCGGTGCCGGTGCGGTAGCCGTCGTGTCCGCCCGCCATGAGCATGGGTTCGATGGCGAGGGTCAGGCCGTGGCGGAGGGGAAAGCCGCGGCGGGGGCGTCCCCGGTTGGGGACGTGGGGGTCTTCGTGCATGTGGCGGCCGATGCCGTGGCCGCCGAAGTCGGCGGGCATGCCGCAGCGGGCTGCTGCGGCGACGGCGCCGATGGCGTGGGAGATGTCGCCGACGCGGTTGCCGGGGGTGGCGGCGGCGATGCCGGCGTCGAGGGCGCGCTGGGCGGCGTTGATCAGCTCCACGTCAGCGGGCCGGGGGGTGCCGACGGTGAAGCTGATGGCGGCGTCGCCGGTCCAGCCGTCGAGCTCCGCGCCGCAGTCGATGCTGACCAGGTCGCCGTCGCGCAGGCGGTAGTGGGTGGGGATGCCGTGGACGATGGCGTCGTTGACCGAGGCGCAGATCACCGCGGGGAAGGGGGTGGGGGCGAAGGAGGGCCGGTAGCCGAGGAAGGGCGAGCGGGCCCGGGCCTTCTTCAGAACGGTGCGGGCCGCTTCGTCCAGCTCCCGCAGGGACACCCCGACGCCCGCTGCTTCCTGGACGGCGGCGAGGGTTTGGGCCACGACGCGCCCGGCTTCGCGCATCGCGTCCAGCGCCGTATCGGTCTTGATCTCCACCATGTCCTGCGACTCCCTGCCTCACGCGCCGACGTCCAATTCTTATACCGGTATTAGTATCACGGGCATGGTGAGAACTCCTTTGACCCCGTGGGAACGGCAGCGCGGAGAGCGGTTCGGCGCGCTGCTGCGTCAGGCGCGCGGCGACCGCAGCATGGTGGACGTCGCCGCGGCGGCGGGGGTGTCGGCGGAGACGCTGCGCAAGATCGAGACCGGTCGGGCGCCGACTCCGGCGTTCTTCACCGTGGCGGCCCTGGCCGCAGCGCTGGAGGTGTCCTTGGACGAATTGGCCGCCGCCTGCGTGCGGGACAGCGACTGCGGTGAGCAGGCGCTTTCGGCGTGAATCTCGACGGTGGGTTCGGTGTGCGGGCCACCCGCGGGCTCACCGCCACCCTCGAACGACTCCGCGTCGACCGCCGCTGGTCCCGGGACACCTGGGCGAGACGCGCGCCACCCGGGAGCCGGCCGAGGACACGCTCGTCCGTCGGTGGCGCGTGCCGGAAGCGGTCACCCCGACACCGCGCGCGGCGCCCGGTTCCTCAAGGGCCTGGACGGCCCGGCGGCCTAGAGGCCCTCGATCCGCCGGAACTCGATCCGTTCGTACGGCCCTTCGGCGCCCGTCTCGAAGAACACCCCGGCCGTCCCGTCGTCCAGCTCGACCAGGTCCGAGTACGCCGCCGGATCGGCCGACAGGGACCGGAGCCGGTCGAACGTCCGGCCGCCGTCGTCGCTGCGCCACACCGTCAGGGCCTTCCGCGCGTCCGGGTTCGACGGCCCGGAGAACAGCAGTGGGCCGTCGCCCATCCCCACCACACTGCCCTGCACCACCGGCACGGCGTCCAGATCCCGCTGCGCCGCGTAGCCGTCGCCCTCCAACGACTCGCCGCCATCGGCCGAGTACGCGCCGACCCGGTTCCCCGGGCCCGTGCCGTTCTGGTCGCGGGAGCTGAAGTACAGCCGCCCGTCCGGGAGTTCCGCGACGGATGACTCGTTCGCGTTGACCAGGCCCTCGTACGTGCCGTCCACGTACCCGATCCGCCAGGTCTCGCCGCCGTCGTCGCTCAGCAGCGCGTGCGCGCCGTAGTACCTCGGCTCCTCGCCGGTGTCCGGCGAGCCCGGCGGCGGCGCGACCGAGTGGTTGGCCGGGACGACCAGCCGCCCCGCGCGCGCCCCGCGCGTCAGCGCGATCGCGTGGCCGGGACCCGTGGCGTACCAGCGCCAGTCGGGCAGTTTGACGTCCGCGGTGATCTCCCTCGGCCCGGTGAACGTCCTGCCGTCGTCGTCGCTCGTCTGCACGAAGACCCGACGGCTCTCCCGCGCCGTGACCTCGCCGCGCATGATCGCGGCCTCGGTCACCTCGCCGCCGTTGAAGGAGGTCAGCAGCACCACCCGTCCGGAGGCCGGATCGACCACGGGCGCGGGGTTGCCCCGGGTGTCACCGCCGCCCGCCGCCACCACGGTCAGCGGCTCCCACGTGCAGCCGCCGTCCGTCGAACGCCGGGCCACCACGTCGATGTGGCCGGTGTCGCCCGCGCCGCCGAGGCGGCCCTCGGCGAAGGCGAGCAGCGTGCCGTCCGGCGTGGTGACGGCGGCCGGGATCCGGTACGTGTCATAGCCGTCCGTGCCGGCCGTGAACGGCACCGACGACGCGCACGCCGCCCGCGAGTCCGTCCCGGGGTCCGCACCGGAATCCGTCATCGCCACCACCACCGTCGTTATCGCGCCCAACGCGGCCACCGCCGCCGTCACCACGAGAACCCGTCTGGCCCGGGAGAAGGGGAACATGCCCGGACCCTAGTCCAGACAGGGCAACGGACCCGCCCGATCAGCGCAAGACGGCCGAGACCGCCGCCGGGATGGGCGTGTCCCCGTTGATCAGGTCCAGTGTCAGCCCCGCCGTGCCCGGCTTGTCCAGCAGCGTCATCAGCACCGCCGCCACGTCGTCCCGGGTGACCGCGCCGCGCGGGGCCTTCGCCGCCAGGTGGACCCGGCCCGTGCCATGGTCGTCGGTGAGGCGGCCGGGGCGCAGGATCGTCCAGTACAGGCCGGAACGGGCCCGGACGTTGTCGTCGGCGGCGCCCTTGGCCCGCAGATACGCGGCGAACACCGGATCGGTGCCCGGTGGTGGCTCCTCGTCCACGTTCATGGCCGAGACCACGACGAACCGGCGGACCCCGACCCGCTCGGCGGCGTCCGCGAACAGCACGGCCGCCGCCCGGTCCACCGACTCCTTCCGCGCGGCGCCGCTCCCCGGGCCCGCGCCCGCCGCGAAGACGGCCGCGTCCGCGCCCTCCAGGTGCCGGGCGACGTCGTCCACGCCCGCCGACTCCAGGTCGCAGACGATCGGCTCCGCCCCGGCCGCGAGCAGTGCCCCGGCCTGGTCAGGTCTGCGGATCAGGCCCGAGACCTCGTCCCCGCGCCCGGCCAGCAGCCGTTCCAGGCGGCGGGCGATCTTGCCATGTCCTCCAGCGATCACTGTGCGCATGCGTCCGACCGTACGCCCGCCGATCGCCGGACGCGGATCGCCGTGCGCCCGCCGATCGCCCGCCGCCCGCCGCCCGCCGCCCGCCGCACGCGGATCGCCGGAACGCGGGCTGGGGCGGGTTCTACCCGGTCGCCTGCCGGGGCAGCCCGAGCCCGTTCGACGGCGGCGGATCGCCGTACTCGCGCACCGCGCTCGTCCGGGCCACGATCCGGCCCCGGTGGATCACCAGCCGGCTGTAGGCGAGCGACAGCGCCTCCGCGATCGTCTCGCCGCGGACCGCGAGCAACTCGGCCGGGAACCCGGCGTCGATCCGCACCTCGGGCAGCGCCAGCGCGGCCCGCGCCCGCCCGCTGACGGCGGCATAGGCGTCCGGCGCGCCGCACTCGCCGCGCGAGGCCAGCAGGAACGCCGCCTCCAGCGGATCGCCGCGGCCCACCGGGTTGGCGGCGTCGCGCAGCGCCCCGCCGCCCGCCGCGACGCGGACCCCCGCGGTGGTGAGGAGGCGGACCGGCGTGATCCGTCCGGGCCGGTGGCCGGGGGAGAGCGCGCAGGGGCCCTGCGGCAGGCACACGACGGTGATCCCGGCGGCGGCGAGCCGGTCGGCGGCGCGGGCGGCGGCGGCCGGGGGCAGCAGGGAGAGCCCGGTGCACGGGCCGATCGTCACCCCCGGCCGGTGCGCGGCGGCGGCGGACGCCAGCCGGGCGAGCCGGACCGGGTCGTCGCCCTCGGTGTGCAGGTCGACGGCGCGGCCGTGGTCGCCGGCCAGGCCGAGGACGATGTCGAGATAGCCGGCCGGGTCGGGATCGACGTCGGGGCAGCCGCCCAGCGCGTCGGCGCCCATCTTGGCGGCGTCGTGGAGCTGGGCGCGGTTGTCGGCGCCGGCCAGGCCGGTCAGCAGCCGGGGCGCGGCCACGGTGGCGAGATCCGCCAGGCCGCGCAGCGCGCGCCGGACGTCCAGGGCGGCCTCCAACGCGGTCAGGCCGCGCGCGTCCCCGACCCGGACGTGGCTGCGCTGGGCGGTCGCACCGTGGCCGAGCTGGGCGAGCACCGCCTCGGTGACGCGGCGGCGCAGGTCGCGCGGGGTGTCGGGCGGGGGCGCCGCCACGGTCCGGGCCCCGGTCAGGGCCGTGTCGTGGTGGGCGTGCGGCTCGGCGGGGGCGGGGAGCAGCAGGTAGCCGGTGAGGTCGAGGCGCGAGCCGCCGTCCCCGTCCGGGGTGGACAGGCTGCCGGGGGTGCCGACGGCCTCGACCCGGCCGCCGCTCAGCCGGACGTCGACGGTCCGGCCGTCGGAGAGCCGCGGCCCGCTGAGTACTAGACGCTCTGGCATCGTGTGCGAGCCTAGAGGCCGGTTGGCCCGGCCTTTACGGATTTCGCCTTCCGGGTCAGAGCGTGTAATCTCTTGAGCGCTCGCCCCAATAGCTCAGTCGGCAGAGCGTCTCCATGGTAAGGAGAAGGTCAACGGTTCGATTCCGTTTTGGGGCTCTGAGGTGCGGAGTCTCCCACACGTGACTGTGGGGGCGGCTGTCCACCTCGTGGCGGCGTAGCTCAGTCGGTAGAGCAAACGGCTCATAATCGTTGTGTCACCGGTTCAAGTCCGGTCGCCGCTACGTCACGTAGCCGATTACAGGGTTGGCCCTCTGATCGGCTACTCTTCTCTGTGTTCCATTCCTGTTCGACCCGTCCATCCGTCCTAGGAGCACTCACGTGGCTGCCACCGACGTCCGCCCGAAGATCACGCTGGCCTGCGTGGAGTGCAAGGAGCGGAACTACATCACCAGGAAGAACCGGCGCAACGACCCGGACCGTCTGGAGATGAAGAAGCACTGCCCGCGCTGCAACGCGCACACGGCTCACCGCGAGACGCGCTGACCGTCCCACGACACCGATCAGTGGTTCACCGCCGAGGCCGCTCCCATGCCGGGGGCGGCCTCGGCGTTTTGTGACAGGCCGATGGCCGGGAATTTGAGGATTCTGCCGATGCCCCTTGACCAGTCCTTCGCCGGGCGGAGCTATCCGCCCACCGCGCCGTACGAAGTCGGCCGGGAGAAGATCCGCGAGTTCGCCGAGGCGATCGGGGACGCCAACCCGGCATACACGGACCCGGTGGCGGCCGGGGAGCTCGGGCACGAGGACGTGATCGCGCCGCCGACGTTCGTGTTCGCCATCACGTTCAAGGCGGCCGGACAGGTCATCCAGGACCCGAAGCTCGGCCTCGACTACGCCCGGGTGGTCCACGGCGACCAGCGGTTCGTCTACTCGCGCCCGGTGCGGGCGGGGGACCGGCTCTCGGTCACCTCCACCATCGAGTCGATCAGGTCCATGGCGGGCAACGAGATCCTGGACGTCCGCGGCGAGGTCCACGACGCCGCGGGGGAGCACGTGGTGACCGCGTACA
Above is a window of Streptomyces sp. NBC_01803 DNA encoding:
- a CDS encoding MaoC family dehydratase N-terminal domain-containing protein — translated: MPLDQSFAGRSYPPTAPYEVGREKIREFAEAIGDANPAYTDPVAAGELGHEDVIAPPTFVFAITFKAAGQVIQDPKLGLDYARVVHGDQRFVYSRPVRAGDRLSVTSTIESIRSMAGNEILDVRGEVHDAAGEHVVTAYTKLVARQKEDGEEQR
- the rpmG gene encoding 50S ribosomal protein L33, which translates into the protein MAATDVRPKITLACVECKERNYITRKNRRNDPDRLEMKKHCPRCNAHTAHRETR
- a CDS encoding NAD(P)H-binding protein, producing the protein MRTVIAGGHGKIARRLERLLAGRGDEVSGLIRRPDQAGALLAAGAEPIVCDLESAGVDDVARHLEGADAAVFAAGAGPGSGAARKESVDRAAAVLFADAAERVGVRRFVVVSAMNVDEEPPPGTDPVFAAYLRAKGAADDNVRARSGLYWTILRPGRLTDDHGTGRVHLAAKAPRGAVTRDDVAAVLMTLLDKPGTAGLTLDLINGDTPIPAAVSAVLR
- the map gene encoding type I methionyl aminopeptidase gives rise to the protein MVEIKTDTALDAMREAGRVVAQTLAAVQEAAGVGVSLRELDEAARTVLKKARARSPFLGYRPSFAPTPFPAVICASVNDAIVHGIPTHYRLRDGDLVSIDCGAELDGWTGDAAISFTVGTPRPADVELINAAQRALDAGIAAATPGNRVGDISHAIGAVAAAARCGMPADFGGHGIGRHMHEDPHVPNRGRPRRGFPLRHGLTLAIEPMLMAGGHDGYRTGTDGWTLLTTDGSRAAHIEHTVAITEEGPRILTLP
- a CDS encoding hydrolase, with the protein product MPERLVLSGPRLSDGRTVDVRLSGGRVEAVGTPGSLSTPDGDGGSRLDLTGYLLLPAPAEPHAHHDTALTGARTVAAPPPDTPRDLRRRVTEAVLAQLGHGATAQRSHVRVGDARGLTALEAALDVRRALRGLADLATVAAPRLLTGLAGADNRAQLHDAAKMGADALGGCPDVDPDPAGYLDIVLGLAGDHGRAVDLHTEGDDPVRLARLASAAAAHRPGVTIGPCTGLSLLPPAAAARAADRLAAAGITVVCLPQGPCALSPGHRPGRITPVRLLTTAGVRVAAGGGALRDAANPVGRGDPLEAAFLLASRGECGAPDAYAAVSGRARAALALPEVRIDAGFPAELLAVRGETIAEALSLAYSRLVIHRGRIVARTSAVREYGDPPPSNGLGLPRQATG
- a CDS encoding sialidase family protein, translated to MFPFSRARRVLVVTAAVAALGAITTVVVAMTDSGADPGTDSRAACASSVPFTAGTDGYDTYRIPAAVTTPDGTLLAFAEGRLGGAGDTGHIDVVARRSTDGGCTWEPLTVVAAGGGDTRGNPAPVVDPASGRVVLLTSFNGGEVTEAAIMRGEVTARESRRVFVQTSDDDGRTFTGPREITADVKLPDWRWYATGPGHAIALTRGARAGRLVVPANHSVAPPPGSPDTGEEPRYYGAHALLSDDGGETWRIGYVDGTYEGLVNANESSVAELPDGRLYFSSRDQNGTGPGNRVGAYSADGGESLEGDGYAAQRDLDAVPVVQGSVVGMGDGPLLFSGPSNPDARKALTVWRSDDGGRTFDRLRSLSADPAAYSDLVELDDGTAGVFFETGAEGPYERIEFRRIEGL
- a CDS encoding helix-turn-helix domain-containing protein — protein: MVRTPLTPWERQRGERFGALLRQARGDRSMVDVAAAAGVSAETLRKIETGRAPTPAFFTVAALAAALEVSLDELAAACVRDSDCGEQALSA